In Falco rusticolus isolate bFalRus1 chromosome 7, bFalRus1.pri, whole genome shotgun sequence, the DNA window CACAAGAACGAGAGCGTCCTGAAGGCCAAGGCGGTGGTGGCCTTCCACCGGGGCAACTTCCGCGAGCTCTACAAGATCCTGGAGAGCCACCAGTTCTCCCCCCACAACCATCCCAAgcttcagcagctctggctgaaggCACATTACGTGGAAGCCGAGAAACTGCGGGGCAGACCCTTGGGCGCCGTCGGCAAATACCGCGTCCGCCGAAAATTCCCTTTGCCCCGCACCATCTGGGACGGCGAGGAAACCAGCTACTGCTTCAAGGAGAAATCCCGGGGCGTGCTGCGGGAATGGTACGCCCACAACCCCTACCCGTCCCCCCGGGAGAAGCGGGAGTTGGCGGAAGCCACCGGTCTCACCACCACCCAGGTCAGCAACTGGTTCAAGAACCGGCGGCAGCGGGACCGAGCGGCGGAGGCGAAGGAAAGGTACGtgccgccccccaccccctcctctcggttctccccttttctccccGCT includes these proteins:
- the SIX1 gene encoding homeobox protein SIX1, whose translation is MSMLPSFGFTQEQVACVCEVLQQGGNLERLGRFLWSLPACDHLHKNESVLKAKAVVAFHRGNFRELYKILESHQFSPHNHPKLQQLWLKAHYVEAEKLRGRPLGAVGKYRVRRKFPLPRTIWDGEETSYCFKEKSRGVLREWYAHNPYPSPREKRELAEATGLTTTQVSNWFKNRRQRDRAAEAKERENTENNNAATNKPNQLSPLDGSKPLMSSSEEEFSPPQSPDQNSVLLLQGNLSHARSSGYTLSGLAASQTPHSLQGHQLQDSLLGPLTSSLVDLGS